The Bradyrhizobium sp. WSM471 genome includes the window TGATCGAACGGTCGGCAATGAATTCGAGCTCGTCGAGCCGGGTGATGGTGTGATGCTCCAGCGCCAGCGAATCCAGCACCGGACGCATGGTGCGGCAGACCAATGACTGGCCGTAGTTGAACTCGCCGAGCGTGCCGCGCTCGGACACGAACATGATCAGTGGAATCTGGTAGGGCACCGCGAGCGAGGCCAGCACGTTGGCGAGCGTCGCAAAGCCCGAGGTCTGCATCAACACCGCGCCCCGCCGTCCGCCCATCCAGGCGCCCGAGACGATGCCGACGGCCTCCTCCTCACGGGCGGTGGCAAAGGTGGTGAAGAAGGGATCGGCATGCAGGTTCTTGATCAGCGGCGTCAGCACGCGGTCGGGCACGTAGGGGACGAGGCTGATCTCGTTCCGCTTCAGCGTTTGTAGGATGATGCCGTGCCAGCTCTTGTCCCTGGAGGTCTGCGCCGCCTCGGACGAGGTTTGTTGCTCCGCAATCGGCATTGCGTTCT containing:
- a CDS encoding thiamine pyrophosphate-binding protein, whose protein sequence is MPIAEQQTSSEAAQTSRDKSWHGIILQTLKRNEISLVPYVPDRVLTPLIKNLHADPFFTTFATAREEEAVGIVSGAWMGGRRGAVLMQTSGFATLANVLASLAVPYQIPLIMFVSERGTLGEFNYGQSLVCRTMRPVLDSLALEHHTITRLDELEFIADRSIKQAVTTQAPVALILNPLLTGGKVFDK